A region from the Bacteroidota bacterium genome encodes:
- a CDS encoding helix-turn-helix transcriptional regulator — protein MKTSIKQQIAEFLKEKDITLSDFAEYINVSEAELQGDLDPNKLDLRTLEQICKVLRIPIYSCFARSNYTASFTSTVYFAKRKGGEKMRLNEMLIKALKERNMTLREFADSINISEQEFCTAFKPCEMNVRTLERISKELHVPFYSLLNTVHGSRVLDVYHWSFVHRKRRSLKFSWLQKIVTNICLNRFSRLKRLHLNEGFINK, from the coding sequence ATGAAAACATCTATTAAACAACAAATTGCAGAATTTCTGAAAGAAAAGGATATCACCCTATCAGATTTTGCAGAATATATTAATGTTTCGGAAGCCGAATTGCAAGGCGATCTTGATCCCAATAAACTCGATTTAAGAACTCTTGAACAGATTTGCAAAGTATTAAGAATTCCGATATATAGCTGTTTTGCCAGATCAAATTATACTGCATCTTTTACATCAACTGTTTATTTTGCGAAACGGAAAGGAGGAGAAAAGATGCGATTAAACGAAATGCTAATAAAGGCATTGAAAGAAAGGAATATGACCCTTCGTGAATTTGCCGACTCCATTAATATTTCAGAGCAAGAATTTTGTACTGCTTTTAAACCTTGTGAGATGAACGTAAGAACCCTTGAACGGATTTCAAAGGAATTGCATGTTCCGTTTTATTCTTTATTGAACACTGTGCATGGCTCACGCGTTTTAGATGTCTATCATTGGAGTTTTGTCCATAGGAAAAGAAGGTCTCTGAAATTTAGTTGGTTACAAAAAATTGTTACTAATATTTGTTTAAATAGATTTTCAAGATTGAAACGACTTCATTTAAATGAAGGTTTCATAAATAAATAG